The Sphingosinicella flava genome includes the window TGAAGAAGCCCTTCTCCCGGTCCGAATACATGATCGGGAGCTGACGGCCCTTCAGCTTGTCGCCCGCATTGGAATAGACCTGGCACATCATCTCTTTGAGCGGATAATCGCGCGCGATGAGCAGGCCTTGCTGGCGATAGGTCGGGAAGCACATATCGTCGCGGTCGAGCGCGTGGGCCGCGGCCACCGCCACCGCCTCCTCGCCAAGCGACTTCATGTAGAAGCTGGTCTTGCCCTGCCGCTGGGCGCGGAACATGCGTTCGTCATAGACGCGCACCATCGCCATGTCGCGCAGCATCCGGCGCAGGGTATCGGCGTCGAGACGCGGATCCCAGGGGCCGACAGCTTTGGCTTCGTCATCGAGGACGCGGATCAGGGTGTAAGGCAGGTCGCGAATGTCGGCGGGCGCGACATTGATGTCCGGGCGCGCGACGCTGCCCGCGGCCGGAATCGCGATATGGCTGAAGTCCACATCGTCGCCAGGCCGGGCGTCCGGTTCCGGCACATGGAGAGAGAGCGCCGGGCGATTGCGGCGCTCGTGATCGGTCGTCATCCTCATACCCTTTCGAGACCGGCTGATGCGGCCTTGGCGCCGCCTCCTAGCAGATTTTTCGGAGGATGCACCTATCTCGAAAGCCGATTGTCAAAGGCGCGGAATTCCGCGACGAACGCTAGAAAAGGGGAGGTTCTTATGAAGCGGTTCATGCTGGCGGTCATGCTGCTGATTCTCGGGGCGTGCACGACCGCGACCGCGATGCCGCCCGCACCCGCTTTCTATGTGATACGGCATCTCCACACGCCGGAGGGCGTGACCGATCCCGATTTGACGCAGGAAGGACAGGAAGCCGCCCGCCTGCTCGCGGCCCGGTTCGGCAAAGGCGCCATTGCCGCCATTTATGTCAATTCGACGAAGCGCACGCAGCAGACGGCGGCGCCGCTTGCCGCCAAGCTCGGCCTGACGCCGAAATTTTACGATCCGCGCGACACGGCGGGATTGGTCGCGATGTTGAAGGCGGAAACGGGGCCGGTGCTGGCCGTCGGCCACAGCAATACGGTGCCGGATATCGTGGCGGGGCTTGGCGGGGAGCGGCCCGCGCCGCTCACCCACCCGGATTTCGGAGACATTTGGAGGGTCGAGCGCGACGGCACGACCGTTCGGGATAAAATCCGCTAATCACGCGCTCCAGCGAAGGCCGGAGCCCAGCGGCACTCATTGAGCGACTGGACCCCGGCGTTCGCCGGGATACGATTGCTTAAAGGTCCACCACTTCGGCGATGGTTTCGAGTTTGCGGATGCGCTCCTTGAGCGCCGCCATCTCGATCCGTTCGAAGGCGGTCTGGCCGTTCGTGTCCGGGCGGCGCCCCGCAAGCTCCAGCCGCTTCAAGTCGAGCCAGCCCTGCCAACCCTTGAGCCCGGCGAAAGCGGCGATACCGAGGCCGGAGAGGCTGGCGGTCGCGATGGTGATGAGGGTGAAAGGATCGCTCATAAGTTCCTCCCTTGTCCTATTCTGTCTCAGCGCAATTCTTCGATTTCGCGCGCGAGGCTGGTGTTGGCGTTGGTGACGTAGCTTTCGACGCTGGCGAGACGATGGTCGATGTCGCGCATGCTGGCCTGGACGTCATAGGTCGAGCTGCGCGGCAGCGGCCGTTCGAGATCGAAGCGCGGATCGGTCTTCCAATCGCCGCGCGCCTTGGGGGCCAGCCACCCGGCAAGGCCGTAGGCGATCAGCGTCCAGGGAAAGGCGCCCAGGACGGTCACGGCGACGATGCCGATGCGGACGAAGGTGACGTCCCAGCCCATGGTGCGGGCGATGCCGGAGCAGACGCCCAGCCATTTGGCATTGGCTTTGTCGAGTGCGAATTTGCGGCGGATGGTCATGGCGTATCTCCCTTGATCTTTGTTCAGGCCGCTTCCCCGGCGGCGATGTGGCGGCGCTTCAGCGCTTCCAGTTCGGCTTCGATCGTCTCCGCCTTGCGGAGATCGGCGATTTCTTCTTCCAGTGTCTTCGGCGGGGCGCCGAGCGCCAGCGCATCGACATGGCTTTCGGCGAAGTCGACGCGGCGTTCGAGGACGTCGAAGCCGCTAAAGGCTTCCTCCGTCTTGGCCCCGGCATACATTTCGCGAAGGCGGACGCGGTTGTGAGCGCTTTCCATGCGGCTCGCGATCGCGCTCTGGCGGGCACGGGCCTCGCGGAGCTTGGCCTGCACTTTCTGGATGTCGGCCTCGGAAGCGCGCAGGCCATCTTCGAGGACGGCGATCTCAGCCTCCAGGCTTTCGGCGAGACTTGCGGCCTTCTGCTTTTCGACCAAGGCGGCCTTGGCGAGATCCTCGCGGTCCTTCGACAGCGCGAGCTCGGCCTTTTCGACCCAATCGTCCTGAAGGCGTTGCAGCTTCGTGATCTGGCGGCGCATTTCCTTCTGGTCGGCGATCGACCGCGCGGCCGAAGCGCGGACCTCGACGAGCGTTTCCTCCATTTCGAGGACGATCATGCGGATCATCTTCGCCGGGTCTTCCGCGCGGTCGAGCAGGTCCGTCACGTTGGCGGCGATGATGTCGCGGGTGCGGGTGAAGATGCTCATCAGCGGAAACTCCTGAAAGAAACTGGGCCGTGCCGGTTTCGGCCGGGCGGTCCGTTCCCTGGGCATGAAGAAGGGAAGCAGATCGGCCCGGCCGACGGTGATCACGTCAGGCATTGACGCGGCCCGCATCCGGCGTGGCGGCGGCAGTGGTGAGGGGCGTCGTTTCGATCGCCCGCGCCGGGCCGATGGCGGCGCCGACGAAGGTGGTGGTGAGAAGGAACGTGCCGGCGACGGAGACGGCGACACGTTGGATGTCTGATTTGAAGTTGAACATGATGCGGCTCCCTAAGTCCTTGGCCATTCCATCCGTCGGATCGTCCGGCGGCTTGTCTTCTCTTTTTCAAGAGGCGTGCCAATTGGTGAAAGCCGCGGAAAACCGCTCTTTTCTTGGACTAGCGCATCATGTCGGGGAAATTCATTTGCCATTCATCGGCGAAATTTCCCACATTTTGGGATTGGCTTGCCGCCGAGGGCGGGCGCACGAGATTCCAGCTTTCGCTGGAATGACGGTGACTGTGATGAGTGGCGATGTGGGCTGAACGGGCGGTGCCTGCCGGAAAGGCGGCCGATGACGGCGCCCTCCCCGGCCTCAATCGACCACGGTTTGGCGGATGGGCGGGGCGCGGAAGGGGCCGGGGCGGACCAGCCGCACGGCGGGTGGGCGCACCGCGTCCAATATCTTGCCGCCCGCCATGAAGACCGCGACGGTGCAGGCCAGGAAGAGAAGCACGCCCGGCAAGCCCGGATATTGTTCGAGATAGTCCATGCCGCGGCTGGTGGTGCCGAGCGCGAGGGCATAGATGATTGCAAAAGCCTCGAAACGGGTCTTGATGGTGAACAATCGGGCGAGGCGGTTCCACATGCCGGGCCTAGAGCAATTATTGCCGGGCCTAGAGCAATTATTGGACCAAGTACGGTTCCGCGCCATTTCTGAATTCACCTGGTTAACGACGTGTCAATATTTTCGACAGGCGAACGCTGCGGCGAAGACGTGCGTTCCCGGTGCGAGGCGGGATAAGCGGCGAACCGAATGAGCGTGACGGCGGGGCGTCAGTCCAGGTGGGCGCGGGCCTGGACTGCGAGGGTCATCGGATCGAAAGGCTTGGCGATCACGCCCTTGACGCCCATTTCCTTGAATTTCTCTACCTCATGCGCCTGGGTGCGCGCGGTGATGAAAACGACCGGGATCGCCGCCGTCACCGCATTGCAGCGCAGCCGCGCCAGGGTCGTGGGACCATCCATGCCGGGCATCATGACGTCGAGGAGGATGATCGCGGGCTGCCATTCCGCCGCGGCGACCAAGGCGTCGAAACCGGAAGAACAGGTCCGCACCTCAAGCTCCGGATCGAGCTCCAGCGCCATGGCCGCGACCTCGCGGATATCGTCTTCGTCGTCCACATAAAGAAGACGCGTCGTCATCCTGCCATCCTTTCCTGATCGCGCGGCGCGCCCACAAGGCTTTCCACCGTATCGACCAGCCGGCCGAGACTGGCCCGCGATTTGGTGAGCACCGCGTCGACCGCGCGCGCCAGTCGGGGGTCGGCGTCCTGGGCGGAAAAGATGACGACCGGAATCGGCTCGCCATCCGCGCGGCGCAGGTCCGGCAGGAGCTCCAGGCCGGAGCCGTCGGCGAGGCCGAGGTCGAGGATGACGAGATCGAACGTCTGTCCGGCAAGCGCCGCGCGCGCCGTTTCAAGGCCGGGCACCGAGCAGACGGCGGCTTTCCGGTCGAATGCGGTCGCGACGATGTTGAGCACATCGGGGTCGTCGTCGACATGCAGGATGCGCGGCTGGCCGTTGCGATGGGTTTCGAGCATTTCTCGGACGCGCGCCGTCAGGCGATCCAGCGGCAAGGGCTTTTGCAGCCAATCGACGATGGGCAGCGCATGGGAAATCTCTCCGTCCGCGGCCGATGCCTGGCCCGATACCACGATGATCGGCGTGGAAGCGTGGCGTTGGTCCGCGCGCAGCGACCGGATCAGGCCGATGCCGTCTTCATCGGGCAGCAGCAGATCGAGAATGATCGCCGCATAGCGCGTTTCTTCCAGGCGGCCGTGCAATTGATCGGCGCTGCCGACCACGTCGCAGACGAAATCGGCATCGGTCAGCGCCCGTTCGATTTCCTCAGCGGAGGCGGCGTCGCTGTCGCAGATCAAAATGCGCTGTTCGCTGCCGGCACGGGCGGCGTCTCCCGGCACGGCGGGCAAATCGACATTGAAGACGGTGCCCTCGCCCTCCACGGTTTCGAAGCTCACCGACCCGCCAAGCCGCGCCACGATTTCCTTGACGATACTGAGGCCGAGGCCCGTCCCGCCCTTTTGCCGGGCATCGGAGGAATCCGCCTGGGCAAACTTGCTGAATATGCGGGATTGGAAAGCGGCCGGAATGCCACCGCCATGATCGGTGACGGTGATGCGGCATCGCCGGTCGAGCGCGCTGGTGCCGATGCGGACCGTTCCGCCAGCCGGCGAGAATTTGACCGCGTTGGAAATGAGGTTGGTCACGACCTGAATAAGCCGGTCGTGATCCGCGAGCACATGCATATTCTCGTCCCCCGGTTCGAGAGCGAGGTGCACGTCGTAGGAATCGGCGAACCCCTGATTCGCCTGCACCGCCTGGCGCAGCAGCGGCTGGATGAGGACCGGCCGGATGTCGAATTCGATCCTGCCGGATTCGATCTTCTCGATATCGAGAATGTCGTTGATGAGGCGGACGAGCCGTTCGCTGTTGGAATGGGCGATCTGAATGAGGCGCGCCGCGCGTTCCGGCAAGACGCCCGCCGCCCCGCCCAGAAGCAGGCCGAGCGAGCCGGCGATCGAGGTGAGCGGCGTGCGCAATTCGTGGCTGACGGTGGACACGAATTCGCTCTTCATCTGTTCGATTTCGCGGCGTTCGGTAATGTCGCGCACCACGGCGACGAAATGCGTGCCGTCGGCAAGGTCCATCGGACTGAGCGACACTTCGACGGGAAAGGCCGTGCCGTCGCTCCGGCGCGCCCAGATTTGTTCCGAAGAGGCGATCTTGCCGTTCGAGCGGCGGCGCAGGCGTTCGATGAAGCTGCCCGCATCGCCGCCGTCCGGCGCGATTTCGAACAGCACGCCCACGTCGCGGCGCAGGAGGGCGCCGCCGTCGTAACCGAACATCTTTTCGGCGGCGCGATTCGCGGTTTCGAGGCTGCCGCTGGGATTGAGGGTGATGATTCCGTCGCTGGCGCTGTCGAGAATGGCGAGCTGGCGCGCCGTGGTGTCCTCCAGCAGGTCGAGCGCCCGCCGCCGCGCCGAGAGGGAGCGCGCATTCAATATGGCGGCGAAGGTCAGGAAGACGGCAAGGCCCACGAGCAGGCCGAAGGTCCAGAGCAGGATTCGCTTGCGCAGGGCCCTGGCCTGTTCCTGAGCATCGCTCATCCAGATGCGTTGCGCGCCGTCGAGGCGGGAAATGCGCGCGCGGATCGCGTCCATCAGCCTCTTGCCCTCCCCGCTGCGCACCGTGGCGATCATTTCGGCCCTGCGGCCTTCGTCGTTGAGGCGAACGGTCAGGTCGGCGAAGGCGAGCTTGGCCTCCGCGATCTCGGCGAGCCGGGTCATTTCCGGCTGGAGTTCCGGCCGGAGGTCGGCTTGGCTGGTCAGGCTGCCCAGATCGCGCTTCAGCTGGCTGCGCGCGACGAGGTAAGGGGCGAGGAATTGCTGATCCCCGGTCAGCAAATAGCCGCGCTGGCCCGTTTCGACATCCTGGAAAAGGGAGAGAAGCGATTGAAACCGGTCGCGCTGCTCGACCGAACGGTCGATCTGGTCGCGCAGAGCGATGCTGGTCCGGAATTCCTGCGCGAGCAGCAGAACGAGCAGGAGGAGAACGAGCGGAATCGCGGCGATCCCAACGTTCAACAGCCATTTATGTTCGTGTTTCCCGGCGGCGGCCGTCGTTTCTGCCATGGCAAGAGTGATAAGCCCGATCCCGCGCCTGGCAAGAGAGAACCGGATGGAAGGGTTTTCGCCCCGCCCCCCTCTATTCGAGACCGGCGCCGCCTTGCCGCGGGCGGCGCCGGTTCGCGATCAGACTTGGAGCGGCACCTCCGCCATGTCGACATCGGTATGCGGACGGCGGGCATAATAGCCGAAGGCCGCGATGCCGAGATAGCAGATGGCGGGCACGATGAAGGCGAAGCGGATCGACGAGGCGTCCGATACGAGGCCCGCGAGCGGCGGCACGATCGCGCCGCCGACGATGGCGGTGGCGAGGAGGCCGGAGCCTTCCGCCGCGCGCGATCCCAGCCCTTCCGAAGCAAGGCTGAAGATGGTCGGGAACATGATCGAGTTGAAGAGGCCGATCGCGAGCAGCGAATAGCCCGCCACCGTGCCGGTCGTGTTCGCCGAAACGAGCAGCAGCAGGACGTTGATCAGGGCATAGGTCGTCAGCACCTTGCCGGGCGAGAAAACGCGCAGGATCGCCGAGCCGACGAAGCGCCCGACCATCGCGCCGCCCCAATAGAGGCCGACGAGATGGCCCGCCGACACCTGATCGATGCCGAGCACGTCGCTTTGGGTGAGATAGAGGACGATGTAGGAGCCGATCGCGACTTCGGCGCCGACATAGAGGAAGATGCCGAGCGTGCCGAAGGCGAAGCGCGGACGCTTCAGGAGGTCGAAGGCGCCGAACAGGCTGCGCGGCGGGTTCTTCTCTTCGGCAAGGCGGTCGCGGCGGAGCCACACGGCGCCCGCGACGATGGCGAGCGCGACGGCGAGGCCAATATAGGTTTGCGTCACGACCCGCGCCTCGTCGGCGCGATAGGCGGTGAGCGCGTCGCCCGACAAGGCGGACGGATCGACCGTCGCGAGCGCGCCGAGGATCAGCGAAGAGCCGACGATCGGGAAGATCGTGGTGCCGAGCGAGTTGAACGCCTGCGCGAAGGTCAAACGGCTATGCGCGGTCTGCGGCTTGCCGAGCAGGGAGATGAGCGGATTGGCCACGACCTGAACCACCGTGATGCCCGCCGCCAGCACGAAGAGCGCGGCGAGGAAGGTGACGAACAGGCCGGAAGACGCCGCCGGGATGAAGAAGAGACAGCCCGCCGTCATGGTGAGCAGGCCGATCATCGCCGTGCGCATATAGCCGAATTTCCGAACCAGGCCCGCGGCGGGAATGGAAATGAGGAAATAGGCGCTGAAGAAAGCGGACTGGATCAGCATCGCTTCGAAGTCGGAAAGGACGAACAGATCCTTCAGCTTCGGAATGAGGACGTCGTTTAGGCTGGTGATGCCCCCGAAAACGAAGAACAGGACAAAGACGAAGATGCGCAAATCCGCCGGTGCGTTGTCGCCCGGCGCCGCGGCGTGCGTGCCCGCGGAGGCTGGAGCCATGGCCATTTTCTTACCCCTCCCATGTGAAATCATGTCGTCGGCAGACTTGCCGCCATCAGACCCTTTGTCGAGCCTTTATTGAAGGCATCGTCAATGAAGCGGCGCCGCGCAATGGGCGGCGATGAAATCCGCGTGAAGCGGCATGCGGCCGGCCTCGTGGCGGAGCAACCTTTCCATGTCGGCGAGAAACCCCTTCAGATCCGCTTCGCCGATGGCGTCGGCCAGCGGATGATGGCTTTCGGGCACGATTCCCTGGCCCAGCAGAACCTGCACCCACCCGGCTTCCGTGAACAATTCCTCATGCTCGCGCGACACATAGCCATGGGCGCGGAAACGGTCGATCTTGTCGCGCAAGGTGTCGGGTACCGCCATGTCGCGGCATTCCCGCCAGAACGGCCCTTCGCGTTCGACCGCTTTGTAATGAAGGACGATGAAATCGCGGATCCGCTCCCATTCGAAATCCGATTGGCGATTGAACTCGGCGATATCGGCGGCGCTGAAATCGCGATTGGGCAGCATCTCAAGCAGGCGGGATATCGCGGCCTGGACGAGATGGATGCTGGTCGATTCCAGCGGCTCCATGAAACCGGCGGCAAGGCCGAGCGCGACGACGTTCCCTACCCACATGCGCCGCCTCTTCCCCGACGTGAAGCGGAGGGGCCGGGGATCGGCGAGCGCCTCTCCGTCGAGATTGGCGAGGAGCGTGGCGGCGGCCTCGTCGTCGCTCACATAGCGGCTGCAATAGACATAGCCGTTGCCGGTGCGATGCTGCAGCGGAATGCGCCATTGCCAGCCGGCCTCTCGCGCCGTGGAGCGGGTATAAGGCGTGAATTCGCCGCCGCGCGCGCACGGCACGGCCATGGCGCGGTCGCACGGCAGATAGCGGCTCCAATCCTGGTAGCCCGCCGCCATCGCGCCTTCGATCAGGAGGCCGCGAAAGCCCGAGCAGTCGATGAAGAGATCGCCCGCGACGTCCTCTCCATCGGCCAGGCGGACCGAAACCACATTGCCGCTCATTCCGTCGCGCGCGGTGTCGGCGATCCGCCCCTCGATCCGCCGCACCCCGCGACCCTCGGCATAGCGGCGCAGATAGGCGGCGTAGAGGGACGCGTCGAAATGGAAGGCATAAGGCATGTCCGGAGCCGGCGAACCGGGCCGCGGCGCGACGCGCGCGAACTTGCCCGCGAGCGCCGCCATTTCGTTGAGATTATAAGCGCCGATCGGCGCCGCGACGCCAAGCGCGCGGGCGCGAAGCCAATAATGGTGGAAAGAGAGAAGCCCGAGGCCGCGCCCGACCGGACCGAAGGCATGCATGTAGCTGTGGCCCGGACGGAGCCAGTCGACGAACTGGATGCCGAGCTTGAGCGTGCCCTGCGTTTGGCGGAGGAACTCGTCCTCGTCGAGACCGAGGGCCTGGTTGAACAGCCGGATTTGCGGGATCGTCGCCTCGCCGACGCCGAT containing:
- a CDS encoding SixA phosphatase family protein, which translates into the protein MKRFMLAVMLLILGACTTATAMPPAPAFYVIRHLHTPEGVTDPDLTQEGQEAARLLAARFGKGAIAAIYVNSTKRTQQTAAPLAAKLGLTPKFYDPRDTAGLVAMLKAETGPVLAVGHSNTVPDIVAGLGGERPAPLTHPDFGDIWRVERDGTTVRDKIR
- a CDS encoding PspC domain-containing protein — encoded protein: MTIRRKFALDKANAKWLGVCSGIARTMGWDVTFVRIGIVAVTVLGAFPWTLIAYGLAGWLAPKARGDWKTDPRFDLERPLPRSSTYDVQASMRDIDHRLASVESYVTNANTSLAREIEELR
- the pspA gene encoding phage shock protein PspA translates to MSIFTRTRDIIAANVTDLLDRAEDPAKMIRMIVLEMEETLVEVRASAARSIADQKEMRRQITKLQRLQDDWVEKAELALSKDREDLAKAALVEKQKAASLAESLEAEIAVLEDGLRASEADIQKVQAKLREARARQSAIASRMESAHNRVRLREMYAGAKTEEAFSGFDVLERRVDFAESHVDALALGAPPKTLEEEIADLRKAETIEAELEALKRRHIAAGEAA
- a CDS encoding response regulator is translated as MTTRLLYVDDEDDIREVAAMALELDPELEVRTCSSGFDALVAAAEWQPAIILLDVMMPGMDGPTTLARLRCNAVTAAIPVVFITARTQAHEVEKFKEMGVKGVIAKPFDPMTLAVQARAHLD
- a CDS encoding response regulator; protein product: MAETTAAAGKHEHKWLLNVGIAAIPLVLLLLVLLLAQEFRTSIALRDQIDRSVEQRDRFQSLLSLFQDVETGQRGYLLTGDQQFLAPYLVARSQLKRDLGSLTSQADLRPELQPEMTRLAEIAEAKLAFADLTVRLNDEGRRAEMIATVRSGEGKRLMDAIRARISRLDGAQRIWMSDAQEQARALRKRILLWTFGLLVGLAVFLTFAAILNARSLSARRRALDLLEDTTARQLAILDSASDGIITLNPSGSLETANRAAEKMFGYDGGALLRRDVGVLFEIAPDGGDAGSFIERLRRRSNGKIASSEQIWARRSDGTAFPVEVSLSPMDLADGTHFVAVVRDITERREIEQMKSEFVSTVSHELRTPLTSIAGSLGLLLGGAAGVLPERAARLIQIAHSNSERLVRLINDILDIEKIESGRIEFDIRPVLIQPLLRQAVQANQGFADSYDVHLALEPGDENMHVLADHDRLIQVVTNLISNAVKFSPAGGTVRIGTSALDRRCRITVTDHGGGIPAAFQSRIFSKFAQADSSDARQKGGTGLGLSIVKEIVARLGGSVSFETVEGEGTVFNVDLPAVPGDAARAGSEQRILICDSDAASAEEIERALTDADFVCDVVGSADQLHGRLEETRYAAIILDLLLPDEDGIGLIRSLRADQRHASTPIIVVSGQASAADGEISHALPIVDWLQKPLPLDRLTARVREMLETHRNGQPRILHVDDDPDVLNIVATAFDRKAAVCSVPGLETARAALAGQTFDLVILDLGLADGSGLELLPDLRRADGEPIPVVIFSAQDADPRLARAVDAVLTKSRASLGRLVDTVESLVGAPRDQERMAG
- a CDS encoding sugar MFS transporter, which translates into the protein MAMAPASAGTHAAAPGDNAPADLRIFVFVLFFVFGGITSLNDVLIPKLKDLFVLSDFEAMLIQSAFFSAYFLISIPAAGLVRKFGYMRTAMIGLLTMTAGCLFFIPAASSGLFVTFLAALFVLAAGITVVQVVANPLISLLGKPQTAHSRLTFAQAFNSLGTTIFPIVGSSLILGALATVDPSALSGDALTAYRADEARVVTQTYIGLAVALAIVAGAVWLRRDRLAEEKNPPRSLFGAFDLLKRPRFAFGTLGIFLYVGAEVAIGSYIVLYLTQSDVLGIDQVSAGHLVGLYWGGAMVGRFVGSAILRVFSPGKVLTTYALINVLLLLVSANTTGTVAGYSLLAIGLFNSIMFPTIFSLASEGLGSRAAEGSGLLATAIVGGAIVPPLAGLVSDASSIRFAFIVPAICYLGIAAFGYYARRPHTDVDMAEVPLQV
- a CDS encoding tryptophan halogenase family protein; this encodes MTEGIRNIVIVGGGTAGWMTAAALARFAGKTHRITLIESDEIGTIGVGEATIPQIRLFNQALGLDEDEFLRQTQGTLKLGIQFVDWLRPGHSYMHAFGPVGRGLGLLSFHHYWLRARALGVAAPIGAYNLNEMAALAGKFARVAPRPGSPAPDMPYAFHFDASLYAAYLRRYAEGRGVRRIEGRIADTARDGMSGNVVSVRLADGEDVAGDLFIDCSGFRGLLIEGAMAAGYQDWSRYLPCDRAMAVPCARGGEFTPYTRSTAREAGWQWRIPLQHRTGNGYVYCSRYVSDDEAAATLLANLDGEALADPRPLRFTSGKRRRMWVGNVVALGLAAGFMEPLESTSIHLVQAAISRLLEMLPNRDFSAADIAEFNRQSDFEWERIRDFIVLHYKAVEREGPFWRECRDMAVPDTLRDKIDRFRAHGYVSREHEELFTEAGWVQVLLGQGIVPESHHPLADAIGEADLKGFLADMERLLRHEAGRMPLHADFIAAHCAAPLH